From one Babesia bovis T2Bo chromosome 3, whole genome shotgun sequence genomic stretch:
- a CDS encoding putative asparaginyl-tRNA synthetase, translating to MASLTTGMPTQALVKAALEKSKIVETKQPKYERIGYLLSSLLKGVKRETISAHLTKLYGQTDLGDARDVHDGMRPIPFTSFEEVKSSGKADIPMISVAGWCKTVRMQNAGKLGFVILNDGSCKADLQVVVHEGAIGHQAVDKCTSGTTIAIRGTLVERPSKPGSFEGKEKEETLEDVARKYEVHVAPLEGHYLEVIGENFDAAKYPIAKKYITQEFLREVAHLRPRSYFISSVMRVRSALAMATHIYFQRLGCIYLHTPLITTTDCEGAGELFQVTTMLEDCKTLGDLAKKMTAHGDPKKAKILEEMEMDYKKDFFKRKAYLTCSGQLSAENYACSMGKVYTFGPTFRAEHSHTSRHLAEFWMVEPEIDFCDLAKNMDIAEEYVQFAIKYALDHCLDDLLYLESIGDKGLVDSLRSFATEKFVRITYTDVIDILMQHEADFQAGRVEIDSAQCKREDGSEPRKTAFENHVEWGIDLSSEHERFIAEAVFKKPTIIYNYPAKIKAFYMRRNDDGKTCAAMDVIVPRFGELVGGSQREERRDVLEDSIKQNGLCMDDYTWYMDLRTYGSIPHSGFGLGFERLVMLVTGVSNIRDVIPFPRYVGKADF from the coding sequence ATGGCGTCCCTAACAACAGGAATGCCTACACAGGCCTTAGTTAAGGCAGCACTTGAAAAATCGAAAATTGTCGAAACAAAACAGCCGAAATATGAAAGAATAGGATACCTACTGTCGTCATTGTTGAAAGGAGTGAAAAGAGAGACTATCTCAGCCCATCTTACTAAACTATACGGACAAACTGATTTGGGTGACGCCCGAGATGTCCATGATGGAATGCGTCCGATTCCATTCACTAGCTTCGAAGAAGTCAAGTCATCAGGTAAAGCTGATATACCTATGATATCAGTTGCTGGGTGGTGTAAAACTGTACGTATGCAAAACGCGGGAAAACTGGGATTCGTGATTTTAAACGACGGTAGCTGCAAAGCTGATTTGCAAGTAGTTGTACACGAGGGAGCTATTGGCCACCAAGCTGTGGACAAGTGCACTTCAGGTACAACTATTGCTATAAGAGGTACACTAGTCGAGAGACCATCAAAACCTGGCTCCTTCGAAGGGAAGGAAAAGGAAGAAACACTCGAAGATGTAGCACGCAAGTACGAAGTACACGTTGCCCCCCTGGAAGGCCACTATTTGGAAGTCATCGGTGAAAACTTCGATGCTGCCAAGTATCCAATCGCCAAGAAGTATATCACACAGGAATTCCTGCGTGAAGTTGCACATCTAAGACCAAGGAGCTACTTCATCAGTTCCGTCATGCGTGTGAGGAGTGCTTTGGCGATGGCCacgcatatatatttccagAGGCTGGGATGTATATACCTGCACACGCCACTTATCACTACCACCGACTGTGAAGGTGCTGGAGAACTGTTCCAAGTGACCACTATGTTGGAAGACTGTAAGACGTTGGGTGACCTGGCCAAAAAAATGACGGCTCATGGAGACCCAAAGAAAGCTAAAATCTTAGAAGAGATGGAAATGGACTACAAGAAGGATTTCTTTAAACGCAAGGCGTACCTCACTTGCAGTGGGCAGTTATCAGCAGAGAACTACGCATGCTCCATGGGAaaggtatatacatttggGCCTACTTTCCGTGCTGAGCACAGCCACACCTCAAGGCATTTGGCAGAATTCTGGATGGTGGAACCTGAAATCGACTTTTGCGATCTAGCAAAAAACATGGACATTGCAGAAGAGTACGTGCAATTTGCCATTAAGTATGCCTTGGACCACTGTCTGGATGATCTACTTTATCTTGAAAGCATTGGAGATAAGGGGCTAGTAGACAGCTTACGCTCATTTGCAACTGAAAAGTTTGTCCGTATAACATACACAGATGTTATCGATATCCTGATGCAACATGAAGCTGATTTCCAGGCAGGCCGTGTTGAGATAGACAGTGCCCAATGCAAGAGGGAAGATGGATCTGAACCCAGGAAAACCGCATTTGAAAATCATGTTGAATGGGGAATTGACCTATCGAGTGAACACGAACGTTTTATCGCTGAAGCTGTATTCAAGAAGCCGactattatatacaactaCCCCGCCAAAATAAAGGCATTCTACATGCGTAGGAACGATGATGGCAAGACATGCGCTGCTATGGATGTGATTGTACCACGATTCGGCGAATTGGTTGGTGGATCACAGCGTGAAGAGAGGCGTGACGTACTAGAGGATTCCATTAAGCAGAACGGCCTGTGCATGGATGACTACACATGGTACATGGACCTCCGTACATACGGATCAATACCTCATTCAGGATTCGGTCTTGGATTCGAAAGGTTGGTCATGCTGGTTACAGGCGTTTCCAACATCAGGGATGTAATCCCATTCCCACGTTACGTAGGCAAGGCCGATTTCTAA
- a CDS encoding Major Facilitator Superfamily protein (encoded by transcript variant B - alternatively spliced) — MSPSGNGNGSTPPFKYEPGGKLIYHLMAFMEGYDLQIYPVCLRTFEQCLKMSPSTLSTIATVDNMSLLGSAFFWGFLSDKFQCQYLYGIAAMLAGVANILLASTSNYHSILALRVCHGLGVGAVNAAQPKIISSSEKEDTHPVSYGIIQAVTVLGRLLSAILTTFAASNVILGVHGWRMCYAILGYVWIFIGSIAVLGMKPKGNNGSSTSGGGGGNGEGDLSKLGGLFKKTTTYFITLVVYVSEVPFVAFTYMMLYLQYNGVSDMMAGVALAVTLIGAIVGAGGGGKAIGAIPDEYKGYGLLGSGIFALAVRFIIGCTLFMGPKPNGRMLWFHFVEFFILGATLVTIGSVDRTVISDIAEDGVKATASALIRSVAGIASSLTLYPLAGRLSEKAFGYIPTTDDIDMMDETAKATNCNSLRQTIMYILLVGTAINIILYGFCMISYKSDKGTNGKGKK; from the exons ATGTCACCAAGTGGTAACGGAAATGGCTCAACCCCTCCTTTCAAATATGAACCTGGTGGTAAACTTATATACCATCTCATGGCGTTCATGGAAGGATATGATCTACAGATATATCCTGTATGCCTGCGAACTTTTGAACAATGTTTGAAAATGAGCCCCTCAACATTATCAACCATTGCTACAGTTGACAACATGTCCTTATTGGGTAGCGCTTTCTTTTGGGGATTTCTGTCTGATAAGTTCCAATGCCAGTATCTGTATGGTATAGCTGCTATGCTCGCAGGGGTTGCCAATATATTACTCGCTAGTACCTCAAATTATCACTCT ATTTTAGCATTACGCGTGTGTCACGGTTTGGGTGTAGGAGCTGTAAATGCTGCACAGCCTAAGATAATTAGCTCATCAGAAAAAGAGGATACTCATCCGGTAAGCTATGGTATCATTCAGGCAGTTACTGTATTGGGGCGTCTTTTAAGCGCCATCCTAACAACTTTTGCAGCAAGTAATGTTATCTTGGGAGTTCATGGATGGCGTATGTGTTATGCCATCTTGGGATATGTCTGGATATTTATAGGATCGATTGCGGTGTTGGGAATGAAACCAAAAGGGAATAATGgcagtagtactagtggtGGCGGTGGTGGCAATGGCGAAGGAGATTTGTCTAAATTAGGCGGCTTATTTAAAAAAACTACTACTTATTTCATCACATTAGTTGTTTATGTTTCCGAAGTTCCATTTGTCGCATTTACGTATATGATGCTGTATCTTCAATACAATGGAGTTTCTGACATGATGGCAGGTGTAGCACTTGCAGTCACGTTGATTGGTGCTATAGTAGGGGCCGGAGGTGGAGGTAAAGCTATCGGTGCAATACCGGACGAATATAAAGGGTACGGTTTATTAGGATCTGGAATTTTTGCCCTTGCTGTCAGATTTATTATTGGCTGCACTTTATTCATGGGACCGAAGCCTAATGGAAGGATGCTTTGGTTCCACTTCGTGGAGTTCTTCATCCTTGGGGCTACTTTAGTTACCATAGGAAGCGTCGATAGGACTGTTATATCAGACATTGCCGAAGACGGTGTTAAGGCTACCGCATCGGCACTTATAAGATCTGTTGCAGGCATTGCAAGCAGTTTAACTCTCTATCCTCTTGCGGGTCGTCTATCAGAAAAGGCCTTCGGGTATATCCCAACGACAGATGACATTGATATGATGGACGAAACCGCCAAAGCGACCAATTGCAATTCTCTCAGGCAAACCATCATGTACATCTTGTTAGTTGGCACGGCAATTAacatcattttgtatgGGTTCTGTATGATTAGCTATAAGAGCGACAAAGGAACTAATGGAAA GGGAAAGAAATAA
- a CDS encoding Major Facilitator Superfamily protein (encoded by transcript variant A - alternatively spliced), with amino-acid sequence MSPSGNGNGSTPPFKYEPGGKLIYHLMAFMEGYDLQIYPVCLRTFEQCLKMSPSTLSTIATVDNMSLLGSAFFWGFLSDKFQCQYLYGIAAMLAGVANILLASTSNYHSILALRVCHGLGVGAVNAAQPKIISSSEKEDTHPVSYGIIQAVTVLGRLLSAILTTFAASNVILGVHGWRMCYAILGYVWIFIGSIAVLGMKPKGNNGSSTSGGGGGNGEGDLSKLGGLFKKTTTYFITLVVYVSEVPFVAFTYMMLYLQYNGVSDMMAGVALAVTLIGAIVGAGGGGKAIGAIPDEYKGYGLLGSGIFALAVRFIIGCTLFMGPKPNGRMLWFHFVEFFILGATLVTIGSVDRTVISDIAEDGVKATASALIRSVAGIASSLTLYPLAGRLSEKAFGYIPTTDDIDMMDETAKATNCNSLRQTIMYILLVGTAINIILYGFCMISYKSDKGTNGNKSAG; translated from the exons ATGTCACCAAGTGGTAACGGAAATGGCTCAACCCCTCCTTTCAAATATGAACCTGGTGGTAAACTTATATACCATCTCATGGCGTTCATGGAAGGATATGATCTACAGATATATCCTGTATGCCTGCGAACTTTTGAACAATGTTTGAAAATGAGCCCCTCAACATTATCAACCATTGCTACAGTTGACAACATGTCCTTATTGGGTAGCGCTTTCTTTTGGGGATTTCTGTCTGATAAGTTCCAATGCCAGTATCTGTATGGTATAGCTGCTATGCTCGCAGGGGTTGCCAATATATTACTCGCTAGTACCTCAAATTATCACTCT ATTTTAGCATTACGCGTGTGTCACGGTTTGGGTGTAGGAGCTGTAAATGCTGCACAGCCTAAGATAATTAGCTCATCAGAAAAAGAGGATACTCATCCGGTAAGCTATGGTATCATTCAGGCAGTTACTGTATTGGGGCGTCTTTTAAGCGCCATCCTAACAACTTTTGCAGCAAGTAATGTTATCTTGGGAGTTCATGGATGGCGTATGTGTTATGCCATCTTGGGATATGTCTGGATATTTATAGGATCGATTGCGGTGTTGGGAATGAAACCAAAAGGGAATAATGgcagtagtactagtggtGGCGGTGGTGGCAATGGCGAAGGAGATTTGTCTAAATTAGGCGGCTTATTTAAAAAAACTACTACTTATTTCATCACATTAGTTGTTTATGTTTCCGAAGTTCCATTTGTCGCATTTACGTATATGATGCTGTATCTTCAATACAATGGAGTTTCTGACATGATGGCAGGTGTAGCACTTGCAGTCACGTTGATTGGTGCTATAGTAGGGGCCGGAGGTGGAGGTAAAGCTATCGGTGCAATACCGGACGAATATAAAGGGTACGGTTTATTAGGATCTGGAATTTTTGCCCTTGCTGTCAGATTTATTATTGGCTGCACTTTATTCATGGGACCGAAGCCTAATGGAAGGATGCTTTGGTTCCACTTCGTGGAGTTCTTCATCCTTGGGGCTACTTTAGTTACCATAGGAAGCGTCGATAGGACTGTTATATCAGACATTGCCGAAGACGGTGTTAAGGCTACCGCATCGGCACTTATAAGATCTGTTGCAGGCATTGCAAGCAGTTTAACTCTCTATCCTCTTGCGGGTCGTCTATCAGAAAAGGCCTTCGGGTATATCCCAACGACAGATGACATTGATATGATGGACGAAACCGCCAAAGCGACCAATTGCAATTCTCTCAGGCAAACCATCATGTACATCTTGTTAGTTGGCACGGCAATTAacatcattttgtatgGGTTCTGTATGATTAGCTATAAGAGCGACAAAGGAACTAATGGAAA TAAATCAGCTGGCTGA